A window from Ruminiclostridium josui JCM 17888 encodes these proteins:
- the purB gene encoding adenylosuccinate lyase: MKNVYESPFNARYASSEMQKIFSPDMKFTTWRKLWIALAEAEKELGLNITDAQIEQMKKNQDNINYEVAEKYEKEFRHDVMSHVHAFGELCPDAKPIIHLGATSCYVGDNTDIIIMNEALKLVKSKMLILIKKLSDFAIEYKDLPTLGFTHYQPAQLVTVGKRATLWIQELLMDMEDLEHVIDNMKLLGSKGTTGTQASFLNLFDGDHEKVKKLEKLIAEKMGFKNVFAVSGQTYPRKLDSRVLGVLSGIAQSAYKFSNDMRLLQSMKEIEEPFEEKQIGSSAMAYKRNPMRCERISSLARYVIVDALNPAITASTQWFERTLDDSANKRISVPEAFLAIDAILNIYINVASGLVVYPKVITKHVMDELPFMATENIMMEAVKRGGDRQELHELIRTHSMEAGKRVKVDGEKNDLIERIAGDPRFGMTLEELNSVLEPKNYIGRSPEQVVEFIENEVKPILNKEHLADIQVELKV; the protein is encoded by the coding sequence ATGAAAAATGTTTATGAAAGTCCTTTTAATGCAAGATATGCAAGCAGTGAAATGCAGAAGATTTTTTCACCGGATATGAAATTTACTACATGGAGAAAGCTATGGATTGCACTGGCAGAAGCTGAAAAGGAACTTGGATTGAATATAACCGATGCTCAAATTGAGCAAATGAAGAAAAATCAGGATAACATTAATTATGAAGTTGCCGAAAAGTATGAAAAAGAGTTTAGACATGATGTTATGTCCCATGTTCATGCTTTTGGCGAGCTTTGTCCCGACGCAAAGCCTATAATTCACCTTGGAGCAACATCCTGTTATGTAGGAGATAATACTGATATTATAATTATGAATGAAGCATTGAAGCTTGTAAAAAGTAAAATGCTTATTCTTATTAAGAAACTTTCTGACTTTGCAATAGAGTATAAGGATCTGCCAACTTTAGGTTTTACTCACTATCAACCTGCACAGTTGGTTACGGTAGGTAAAAGAGCTACCTTGTGGATTCAGGAACTTCTGATGGATATGGAAGATTTGGAGCATGTAATTGATAATATGAAACTCCTTGGCTCAAAGGGTACAACTGGTACACAGGCTAGCTTTTTAAATCTATTTGATGGAGACCACGAAAAAGTTAAGAAACTTGAAAAACTTATTGCTGAAAAGATGGGCTTTAAAAATGTATTTGCTGTTTCCGGTCAGACTTATCCAAGAAAGCTTGACAGCAGAGTTCTTGGAGTATTAAGTGGAATAGCTCAAAGTGCGTATAAATTTAGTAATGATATGAGATTGTTACAGAGTATGAAGGAAATAGAGGAGCCTTTTGAGGAAAAACAGATAGGTTCATCTGCAATGGCATATAAACGTAATCCAATGAGATGTGAAAGAATTTCTTCCCTTGCAAGATATGTTATAGTTGATGCATTAAATCCTGCTATTACAGCGTCTACACAATGGTTTGAAAGAACACTTGATGACTCTGCAAATAAGAGAATCTCTGTACCAGAAGCTTTTCTTGCAATAGATGCTATACTTAACATATATATTAATGTAGCAAGCGGTCTGGTAGTATACCCAAAAGTTATTACAAAGCACGTTATGGATGAACTTCCATTTATGGCTACTGAAAATATAATGATGGAAGCTGTTAAGCGTGGGGGAGACAGACAAGAACTTCATGAGTTAATAAGAACCCATTCAATGGAAGCTGGCAAGCGTGTCAAAGTTGATGGTGAGAAAAACGATCTAATTGAAAGAATTGCAGGAGACCCACGTTTTGGAATGACTCTGGAAGAACTGAATTCTGTGTTGGAGCCAAAGAACTATATAGGAAGAAGTCCGGAGCAGGTTGTTGAATTCATAGAGAATGAAGTAAAGCCAATTCTGAATAAGGAACACTTAGCTGATATTCAGGTTGAATTGAAAGTTTAG
- a CDS encoding aminotransferase class I/II-fold pyridoxal phosphate-dependent enzyme, producing the protein MKSYKDLSKEELKNEIEILEKRYNEFKAQNLKLDMTRGKPCAEQLDISMDILDIPAKELRKAADGTDCFNYGVLDGIPEAKALFAEMLEVATDEIIVGGNSSLNLMYDTVARAMSLGILGGTPWSKLDKVKFLCPSPGYDRHFAICELFGIEMITVDMKQDGPDMDTIEKLVSEDESIKGIWCVPKYSNPDGITYTDEVVDRFANLKPKAKDFRIFWDNAYCVHHLSENPDKLKNILKACKDAGNENMVYIFSSTSKISFPGAGVAVMASSVENLKGIKKSLTIQTIGHDKINQLRHAKYFKNLEGINNHMKKHAEILKPKFNTVLEILEKELGGKDIASWNKPNGGYFISLNTMDNCAKEVAKLAGEAGVALTKAGATFPYGNDPRDRNLRIAPTMPPVEELKKAIEVLAICVRLVSATKLLNQ; encoded by the coding sequence ATGAAGAGTTATAAAGATTTGTCTAAAGAAGAATTAAAAAATGAGATTGAAATATTAGAAAAAAGATATAATGAATTTAAAGCACAGAATCTAAAACTCGATATGACAAGAGGTAAGCCTTGTGCTGAACAACTTGATATAAGTATGGATATCCTTGATATACCTGCAAAAGAACTCAGAAAGGCTGCTGATGGTACAGACTGCTTCAATTATGGTGTTCTGGATGGTATTCCGGAAGCAAAAGCACTTTTTGCTGAAATGCTGGAAGTAGCTACAGACGAAATTATAGTTGGAGGTAATTCCAGTCTGAATTTGATGTATGATACTGTTGCAAGAGCTATGTCGCTAGGTATCTTGGGAGGTACTCCATGGTCAAAGCTTGACAAAGTTAAATTCCTTTGTCCCAGTCCAGGATATGACAGGCATTTTGCTATATGTGAATTATTTGGAATAGAAATGATTACCGTTGATATGAAACAGGACGGACCTGATATGGATACTATTGAAAAACTTGTTTCAGAAGACGAAAGTATAAAGGGTATTTGGTGTGTACCAAAATACAGCAATCCTGACGGAATTACCTATACAGATGAGGTTGTTGACAGGTTTGCAAACCTTAAACCAAAGGCAAAGGATTTCAGAATATTCTGGGATAACGCTTATTGTGTACATCATCTTTCTGAAAATCCTGATAAATTAAAGAACATACTTAAAGCATGTAAGGATGCAGGAAATGAGAATATGGTATATATTTTCAGCTCAACATCCAAGATAAGTTTCCCGGGAGCAGGGGTTGCGGTAATGGCGTCAAGTGTTGAAAATTTAAAAGGAATCAAAAAGAGTCTTACCATACAAACAATTGGTCATGATAAAATAAATCAATTAAGACATGCTAAGTACTTTAAAAACCTTGAGGGCATCAATAATCACATGAAGAAACATGCTGAAATATTGAAACCAAAATTCAATACAGTTCTTGAAATTCTTGAAAAAGAACTTGGAGGCAAGGACATTGCATCTTGGAATAAGCCAAACGGAGGATATTTTATCAGCCTAAATACAATGGACAATTGTGCAAAAGAGGTTGCTAAGCTTGCAGGGGAGGCTGGCGTGGCATTAACTAAAGCAGGCGCTACATTCCCATATGGCAATGACCCAAGAGACAGGAACTTGAGAATTGCTCCAACAATGCCCCCTGTTGAAGAATTGAAGAAGGCAATAGAAGTTCTGGCAATATGTGTTAGGCTTGTAAGTGCTACTAAACTGTTAAATCAATAA
- a CDS encoding dipeptidase, which produces MTYVDAHCDTITTIMKTGEALKKNSGHIDLERLKKIDSFVQFFAAFISPEQAKMGALRRTLDIIDKLYREIEINKNDIMLCRNYKDIVNAINSRKVAAVLTIEGGEALEGSLAVLRMLYQLGVRAITLTWNFRNQIADGVADGVTNGGLTPFGREVVAEMNRLGMMVDVSHLSEAGFWDVINLSSAPIIASHSNAKKICGHSRNLTDEQLLALKKNGGVTGINLCPYFIVNEGKAEMKHVISHIEHIVGLTGEDTLGFGADFDGIDNTPVGLEGVQFIPDLINELLKLNYSESLINKIAGENFLRVIRTVVK; this is translated from the coding sequence ATGACTTATGTTGACGCACATTGTGATACCATTACAACTATCATGAAAACAGGGGAAGCTCTGAAAAAAAATAGCGGTCATATTGATCTTGAAAGATTAAAAAAAATTGATAGTTTTGTTCAGTTCTTTGCAGCATTCATTTCTCCTGAGCAGGCAAAAATGGGGGCTTTAAGGCGGACACTTGATATTATAGACAAACTTTATAGAGAAATTGAAATTAATAAGAATGACATAATGTTATGTCGTAATTACAAGGATATAGTAAATGCAATAAATAGTCGTAAAGTAGCTGCTGTTCTTACCATTGAGGGCGGGGAAGCACTTGAGGGAAGCTTAGCTGTGCTGCGTATGCTATACCAACTGGGTGTAAGGGCAATAACTCTTACATGGAATTTTAGAAACCAGATTGCCGATGGTGTAGCTGATGGGGTTACCAATGGAGGATTAACACCATTTGGTAGGGAAGTAGTTGCCGAGATGAACAGGTTGGGAATGATGGTTGATGTATCCCATTTGTCAGAGGCAGGATTTTGGGACGTAATAAATCTTTCCTCAGCACCAATAATAGCATCTCACTCCAATGCTAAAAAGATTTGCGGCCACAGTAGGAACTTAACCGACGAGCAGCTTCTTGCATTGAAAAAAAATGGTGGTGTAACAGGCATAAATCTTTGCCCATATTTTATCGTTAATGAGGGTAAAGCGGAAATGAAGCATGTCATATCTCACATTGAACATATTGTTGGACTTACAGGTGAGGATACTCTTGGATTTGGAGCAGATTTTGACGGGATAGATAATACACCTGTCGGACTTGAAGGAGTACAGTTTATCCCTGATTTAATCAATGAACTGCTGAAATTAAATTATAGCGAATCTCTTATTAATAAAATTGCAGGAGAAAATTTTTTAAGAGTAATAAGAACTGTAGTTAAGTAA
- a CDS encoding YraN family protein has protein sequence MTDSNKREIGAAGEKEAVEFLQRNGYTILKANYRVGRLGEIDIIANENEYICFIEVKTRRTITFGTPGEAVNWVKQQKIRQIASIYLTNTRKMNTKVRFDVVEVLIEKSTGNANIVKSINLIKDAF, from the coding sequence ATGACTGATTCAAATAAAAGGGAAATTGGAGCAGCCGGTGAGAAGGAAGCAGTGGAGTTTCTTCAAAGAAACGGATACACTATTCTGAAAGCAAATTACAGGGTAGGACGTTTGGGCGAAATAGATATAATTGCTAATGAAAATGAATACATTTGTTTTATAGAGGTAAAAACCAGAAGAACAATCACCTTCGGAACACCTGGAGAAGCAGTGAACTGGGTAAAACAGCAGAAGATTCGCCAAATAGCATCTATCTACCTGACAAACACAAGAAAAATGAATACTAAGGTGAGATTTGATGTAGTTGAAGTTTTAATTGAAAAATCTACAGGAAATGCAAATATCGTAAAAAGTATAAACCTTATAAAAGATGCCTTTTAA
- a CDS encoding EscU/YscU/HrcU family type III secretion system export apparatus switch protein: MKEDNIKKQIKHAAALQYSPETDAAPRIVAAGKGQVAERIIQKAQESNIPLYQDNNLAQTLSSLSIGDEIPPEIYEVVAEILIFIGCVDESYGDLHDD; encoded by the coding sequence TTGAAGGAAGACAACATAAAAAAACAAATAAAACATGCAGCTGCTTTGCAATATTCACCTGAAACTGACGCAGCTCCTAGAATAGTTGCGGCCGGAAAGGGCCAAGTAGCAGAGCGAATTATTCAGAAAGCACAAGAAAGTAATATTCCGTTATATCAGGATAATAATCTTGCCCAAACCCTTTCCTCTTTGAGTATTGGGGATGAAATACCTCCGGAAATATATGAGGTGGTAGCAGAGATACTTATATTTATAGGCTGTGTGGATGAAAGTTATGGGGATTTGCATGATGACTGA